In Archocentrus centrarchus isolate MPI-CPG fArcCen1 chromosome 1, fArcCen1, whole genome shotgun sequence, the following proteins share a genomic window:
- the LOC115777342 gene encoding C-X-C motif chemokine 2-like, which produces MPTIIVALLVFLTVHEASGIGLRCRCINKEKRPIGRYIGAVEMNPASSHCKDTEIIATLKKDGQKVCLDPKAPWVKKMLERKKTQ; this is translated from the exons ATGCCTACCATTATTGTGGCCCTCCTGGTTTTCCTGACCGTCCATGAAG CCTCAGGTATTGGACTTAGATGCCGATGCATCAATAAGGAGAAAAGGCCCATTGGACGTTACATCGGAGCAGTGGAGATGAACCCTGCAAGCTCCCACTGCAAAGACACTGAGATTAT TGCTACTCTCAAGAAGGATGGGCAGAAAGTTTGTCTGGACCCCAAAGCTCCATGGGTCAAAAAAATGCTTGAAAGGAAGAAGACTCA gTAG